Genomic segment of Panicum virgatum strain AP13 chromosome 9N, P.virgatum_v5, whole genome shotgun sequence:
gcggcggcgtcaggCTGTGGTTGAAGCAGGCGCCTTCGAAGGAACCTGCAGGCCGGAAACGGTTGTTGGTGAACTGGTCAGCAGCTACGATCCTAACGAACTGGCCAGGGTCGATCAATTCAGCAATTACAGTTGGGGATGACGCAGGGCGAGGAGGAGATGGCCGGGAAGGGCTGGGACCAGCCGGGGTCGCAGTGGCACGCGTAGTTGGGCACGAAGGGGATCACTTTCGGCAGCTCGGCGCAGGTGCCCTTGCCGCAGCTGGCCGTGTCGCAGaccgaggcgccggcggcgctggcgaccagcgccgccgtcaGGAGCAGCAGCCGGACCGCGGGCTCGGACGCCGTCGAGCTTCTCGCGAGCGCCGACATCTATGTGATCTTCTACGGCACGAGACGGTAGGATGTTGGAGGAGCCCCAGGCGGCGAACGGCGCTGGGGCTgggagggccggcggccggccggccggagagAAATGTATATGTAGGTTCGCTGTCGCCTCGGATGGAACGACCATGGAGCTAGAAAACGGCCGCAGCGCGCGGCCGCCTAGCTTTCTCGGAGCTGGCAAGGcagcgcgacggcgacgcggggATCTGTTTGTTTCTTCTTCGCGGCAGGTCCTAAGTTTTATCACCGTACGTCTGCTGGCTGGCTACCTTGGTTTGTTCGCAAGAAATTACTGACGAACTGCGTTTGGACGCGTCAGAATGCTTAGCTTTGCTTCGGAACGTTCTGTTTTGGACGTCCGAGGGCCGAGAGACAAGTCCACAAGGAAAAATAAAACAGGATTTAAGGAAAAAACAGCATATAATCTGTAAGCTGCGGGAGAGCAGCATAATGAATTCTACATATTATAATAATCTTTTAaaaaatatactccctccgttcttttttatatgacaccgttgatttttttcttcaactttgaccaatattatttaattaattagTTAGTTAAATGAAGTGAAATGAGTACCTTTATGTCTATTATCAAGAGTCTCTTAAATCTAACTTGAAGATTTGgctatttgcataaatatttgtagaaaagaTGAATAGTCAAACGAAGAAAAAAGTCAATTgtgtcatatatttaaaaacaAAGGGAGTAAGTGATGTTTATTTGTTTTTTATAAATTATAAGATGATTTTCGTAATCCTGAGAGGAAACAAACAAGGTGTCTATCTCGGGTGAGCGGGCAGAAGAGCTAGATGATGCCCCCGGGAGGAAACGAAAGTTTGTTTCCAGTGACAACATAAGCAAAACTGAGGACGGTAGAGGACGACTTAGTTGAGTCCACGGCAAACGTTCTTTTGGTTTGTTTGTCATTGCAGCAAAATTTGAAGAAACCATTCATATGTTTGTCGTCTCATACGGCCACTACAAGACTTGCAAAAATTTTCTTAACAAATTGCTCCTTGTCAACTGATTGAGATTTGCACCTTTTCTTAAAGAAGCTACGGCTCTGAAGTACTTTTCGATATTTATAACTACTACTCCACTGTCCCAAAATTAAATGTAGGTTGTTTTGAGTTTTCTAGGTTTATAACTGTTGCCATACATTCagatataatatatatttagaTGCATAACAAACACTATGAATATAGAAAATAAGCGAGTAGCTATCATAACTGTGATGAATGAATGCTTTAATTCGTTGTGCACTATGTTGCCGGCGACTTAATAAAACTTTTTGAAAATATGCAAAACCGTACAGCGAGCGaaataagaaaaataataaatgaCACTAAAATGACGGCCACTTAAGGCGAAACTGTTTTGAAAGATACTAGCATATTTTCCCTATCGTGACAAAATCCAGACTTGCCGCATTCCAGTGAACAAGAACCTTATAATtattgtactccctccgtatttCTTTACTTGTCGTTAGGACAAAAAAATTTAGTTCATTTTAGTGTAAATTTGTTGTCTGAAACAACAACTAAAaggatacggagggagtacccaTTTGTGATCTAATTAAGAGAAGTGATGATCCCATTATGGATTCGCATTCCTTGCATTGTGAACAGCAGCTGGATCGTGCGCGTAGCACGACGAAGTAAATGTACATGTAACAATCGTATGTATGTatttatgtatgtatgtatacatGCGTTGTACAGTTGATACGAGCCGGCCGGTGCCCAATGCCCCAAACCTTCCACTTTGGTTCTCGACGGGCCAAATGCAAATTCTATGCTCTACTACTTGCTCTATATAGCATGATGCATCTCTGGCAGCGGCTGCCGGGGGTGGGGGCAGCATCCCTCTGTGCCTCGTCATGCGGCTACACGAGCTGTCCAACCATGGCGAGCGAGACCAGCAACAGCAGCTGCAGAGGACGCCGTGACGAAAAAGAGCCTGCAACAGGTTACAGGTACACATATAGGGGATCATCAGCGCGGATCTGCAAACCGGCCGGCAAGTAAGTCCAGGCGCAGCTGTGCATTGCCTTTTGGGCCggtgggaggaggagcggacgAGTCGTGATTACCAGATGGCGGCGCGGTCGacggcgccggggccggcggcggcgcgagcagctTCGAGCAGTCCATGCCGAAGACACCTGCTCTTGCAAGTTCAGGGCTTGAGGATCATATCTATGGACGagtgcagctagctagctagcttataTACACGTACAGTTCTTGACGCAGGGGAAGGCGGTGAGGTTGAGGAAGTTGACGTAGCCCTGCTCGCACACGCAGCTGTAGCTCAAGCCCTCGCCCCGCTTGCACTCTCCCGGGCCGCAGTTGATGGCCACGCACGCTGCACGCCAAGGATCGACAGGCAACAAGAGTGGTCAGCATCGTACCACTCGGATACTCTCGTCGATGGATgggctgctggctggctggctactCACGGTCCGTGAGGGGTATGCCCTTGGGAATCAGGCTGATGTTGTAGCAGGCCGCGTCGAAGTGGCAGTCGGGGATGATGCAGGGCGCGAAGGGGAACGGGGGCAGGTTGAAGAGCGTCGGCTGCGACCACCCGGCGTCGCAGGTGCAGTTGTACGAGGTGGTAAACAAGGGGAGCGGCACCCCCGGCATCTCGCTGCAGGTGCCCCTGCCGCACTTGGCGGTGTCGCAGATCGTCTGGCCGTCGCCCGCGGCGACCTCTGCGCACGTGATGAGCACAGAcaggagcagcgccgccgcaggcatcctcaccggcaccggcaccatCATCCGGGCCTCGCGGGGCGCTCCGGTCGGTGCTGCTGCTTCCAAGTGACGATGGATGCGCGCGCGCACGAAGGCCCCCCGCGAGCCGGCCGGCTGGATGGAGatgtatatataatatatgtaGCTGCGTGTGCGTCGTCGCTGCCTCGGGCGGAACGACAGCCGAGATGCGGCGCCgatcgccgccgagctcggagGTGGCGAGGCAGCCCGCGCGGACCTGTTTGTTTCTTTCTTCTCGCCGTCCCTAAGTTTTATCACCTCAGAGCGCAAACTGGTTTGTCCGCGTCGTTGGCTGCTTTGGGAACCGTCTGTTTTGGACGCAAGCAGAGAAATGGTCGCTTGTCTTTATAAAAGCACATATGTTAGAATGtaagggcgtgtttagttcgtgaatcTTTTGGATTcggctactgtagcattttttagactaattagactcaaaagattcatctcatcatttataGCTAAATTATGCAATTGGTTATTTtttaaactatatttaatattttatgcatgtgtccaaaaattcgatgtgatgaaaaatcttgaaattttttaggaactaaacatggcctaagtATGTAACTATTAGGCATGTTAGCCACCAATCAAGAAATGCATTACTGTAGGCACGCTTTGTAAATAACAAAATAACAAAAAGTATAAAAAAGTACTAAATATTTCTTAATGAAAAAATATAGCAGGGATTAAGGTCTTCAAGTTAAACGAGCTGAGTGTTGTTTAACTTTTTTGAACATGGGCTGGGGTTAAATATAGCTAAAACCAGACCTCATGGGCCTAATAAAACGGAAATTAGCCAGCCTTCAGCAGGCAAAGCCAGCAGGGTACAACCAGCGCCGGCCCAACGAATGGGCAGATGGCACAGAGACCCAAGCGGGCCAATGATGGGACACGCGGCGCACCCCGACCCATGCCAAACCCATGGATCGGGGCACTTTTtcacatttttatattttaaaaaaataaaattttaaaaatatatgccaaataggaaaattttcaaaaatgggacAGGGTGGctgtcgcccactggatgggcgacatgacctaaatgtaaaaaaaatttacatttaagtcctggcgcccagggcgcattaaacagtgaacttgtaaaattgatataaaattgtacaaaaataaaaaaaatacaaactcaactgttctggattctaagaaacgaaatctacaacttttgttacaaaaagtttttcatttgatcaatgtatcttgctctattttaaataccagtttaatgcacttttatttaaatctcaagatacATCCTTTGTATGCATGttatctttggccagagtgttgcatatggtgagcatagacttgtacaaa
This window contains:
- the LOC120688936 gene encoding fibropellin-1-like — protein: MSALARSSTASEPAVRLLLLTAALVASAAGASVCDTASCGKGTCAELPKVIPFVPNYACHCDPGWSQPFPAISSSPCVIPNCSFEGACFNHSLTPPPPPKPGFPMEVCAAVSCGPGGACKAGAAPFSYSCECQPGYANLLNLAGLPCVKNSAGLITEFSRL
- the LOC120693267 gene encoding uncharacterized protein LOC120693267 encodes the protein MMVPVPVRMPAAALLLSVLITCAEVAAGDGQTICDTAKCGRGTCSEMPGVPLPLFTTSYNCTCDAGWSQPTLFNLPPFPFAPCIIPDCHFDAACYNISLIPKGIPLTDPCVAINCGPGECKRGEGLSYSCVCEQGYVNFLNLTAFPCVKNCVFGMDCSKLLAPPPAPAPSTAPPSGSFSSRRPLQLLLLVSLAMVGQLV